The DNA segment ATGTATGGACAACATGCAAGGGGCAACGCCTTTACTAGTGCTATTGAAGCAGCCTCAGGAAAAGAGGCTATAACAGGTAGAGCTCTATCAGGGACAGAGCGTGGTTTTCGTGCACTTGAGGCTGGTGCTGGTGGGCTTGGTGGATTCGCAGCAGCCACTAGTGACTTGGCTCGATCCGGAACTAAAACGCGAAAGGCGCTTGACAATGCTGCCGACGCAGCTGAAGATATCGCCGCAATTAACCGGGTGGGCTTAACG comes from the Bremerella cremea genome and includes:
- a CDS encoding pre-toxin TG domain-containing protein — encoded protein: MYGQHARGNAFTSAIEAASGKEAITGRALSGTERGFRALEAGAGGLGGFAAATSDLARSGTKTRKALDNAADAAEDIAAINRVGLTLTREAGWNARDFDRKLRALQDLAERG